Within Legionella birminghamensis, the genomic segment AACTGCTTTTGCGATTTACGGCAACGTTGGATTCATCTGAAGAGCATGTTCGGCCACAAAACATGGGCCCCGTGGTCAAGCCACGGGGAGTCGAAGGAGTCGAAGCCACGGGGATTCGAGGGAGTCGAAGCCACGGGGATTCGAGGGAGTCGAAGCCGCGGGGATTCGAGGGAGTCGCAGCCGCAGGGATTCGAAGGAGCCTGCGCTGAGGCGATTCGGCTAACTCTAGAAAACCCCTTCGCGATAGTCATGGCTTTCGAAATGCAGTTTGCCTTCTTTTACCTTAAGGATGACATGACCGCCATTCGTTAATTTGCCGAAGAGCAGTTCATCAGCCAACGGTTTCTTGACGTTCTCCTGAATCAGGCGAGCCATTGGTCTTGCACCCATTGCCTTATCATAGCCATGTTCAACTAACCATTCTCTGGCCGCTTTATCGACTTTAAACGTTACACCCTTGGCGCTTAACTGCTCATCAAGCTCCATCAGGAACTTATCAACTACCAAGCCGATAGTCGCATTATCTAATGGCGCAAAGTTAATGATGGCATCCAGACGGTTTCTAAACTCCGGACTGAATTGACGCTTAATGGCATCAAGCCCATCAAAGCTATTGTCCTGCATGGCAAAACCAATAGAGCTGCGTGAGATTTCCATCGCGCCAGCATTGCTGGTCATAACCAAAATCACATGACGGAAATCAGCTTGCCGCCCATTCGTATCAGTCAGCGTTCCATGATCCATAATCTGCAGAAGTAAATTGAAAACATCGGGATGAGCCTTTTCAATTTCATCAAGCAGTAGGACAGCATGTGGATTTTTAGTTACCGCTTCGGTCAACAATCCGCCCTGATCATATCCGACATATCCAGGAGGTGCTCCAATTAAACGGGATACGGTATGTTTCTCCATGTATTCAGACATATCGAAGCGTAATAGCTCTATACCCAGCACATTGGCTAATTGACGGGTCACTTCGGTTTTACCTACACCAGTAGGTCCTGCAAACAGGAAACATCCAACCGGTTTCTGTGGTTCTCTTAAGCCGGAACGCGCCAGTTTAATTGCGGAAGCCAAGGCAGTTATCGCAATATCCTGTCCATAGACCAGTAACTTCAGATCGCGCTCAAGATTACGCAAGGTATCCTTGTCTCGAGCTGACACTTTTTTCACAGGGATTCTTGCGATTTTAGCAACCACATTCTCGATCTCGGTAACGCTGATAATTTTCCTGCGTTTATTGGCAGTAAGCAGATTTTGGTAAGCACCCGCTTCGTCTACTACGTCAATCGCCTTATCCGGCAGGAAACGGTCATTAATGTATTTTGCTGATAACTCAGCAGCCGCTTTTAAGGCAGGGATTGAGAATTTTACACCGTGATGCTCTTCCAACCGGCCTTTCAGGCCTTTAAGGATTTCAAACGTCTCATCAATACTGGGTTCTTTAATATCGATTTTCTGGAAGCGTCTTGCTAAAGCACGATCCTTTTCAAAAATGCCTCGATATTCCTGATAAGTAGTAGAGCCAATGCATTTAAGCTCGCCATTAGCCAGCAGCGGCTTGATCAGATTGGAAGCATCCATTACCCCGCCAGAAGCGGCTCCAGCACCAATAATCGTGTGAATTTCATCAATGAAAAGTACTGCGCCATCCTGCTGGCCCAACTGTTTTAGCACAGCTTTCAAACGCTTTTCAAAATCACCGCGGTATTTAGTTCCTGCCAACAAGGCTCCCAAATCCAGCGAGTAAACAATACAATTACTGATTGCCTCAGGAACTTCCCCGTCAACAATGCGCCTTGCCAATCCTTCGGCAATGGCTGTTTTACCTACACCGGCCTCGCCAACCAGCAGTGGATTGTTTTTACGACGGCGGCAAAGCACCTGAATTGTGCGTTGGATTTCTTCATGTCGTCCAATAAGCGGGTCGATTTTACCCAGTCTGGCTCGTTTGTTGAGATTCATGCAGTAGCTTTCTAAGGGAGACTCACTGCCTTCTCCTGACATTGACTCTTCATCCATTGAAGAATTCATACTGTCATTCATGTCGTTGTTTTGATATTTTGAAACACCATGAGATATGTAATTAATCACATCAAGACGCGTGATATTCTCCCGTCGGAGAAAATAAACCGCCTGGCTTTCCTGTTCGCTAAAAATAGCGGCCAGTACATTTGCGCCGGTCACTTCAGTTTTGCCAGCAGACTGAACATGAAAAACAGCTCGCTGCAACACCCGCTGAAACCCCAAAGTGGGCTGTGTTTCTCGGTCAACTTCATCTTCTGGAATTCTTGGAGTTGTCTCATCGATAAACTCAATTAGATCACGTCGCAATGAGTCAATGTTGGCGTCACATGCCTGCAGAACATTCCCTGCTGCTGGATTATCAAGCAATGATAGCAACAAATGCTCTACCGTCATAAATTCATGACGTTTCTCCTTTGCTTCCTTAAAAGCAAGATTTAAGGTGAATTCAAGTTCTTTGTTTAACATTGTCGTTGCTCCTCTTCACCCATCTGCACTCATTCCGGTTCCATGGTACATAACAGCGGATGTTCGTTGCTTCTGGCAAAATCATTAACTTGAGCAACTTTCGTCTCTGCTATATCCCGCGTAAAAACACCGCATACAGCCTTTCCAACTATATGCACTTGTAACATTATCTGTGTTGCAACCTCTTCACGGAAGTGAAAAAAACGCTTTAACACATCTACTACAAACTCCATCGGGGTGTAATCATCGTTCAGGAGAATAACCTTATACTTTTTGGGAAGCTTCAGCGCAGGGAGAACCTCAAGCTCCGTCACCTTCCGTTCAATTATTTCACCTGAAAATCGCTCACTCATCACGTACACCCTTTACTAATTTTATAGACTTACCGCGAGCATTTGGCCAGTAAAAAAGTGATTTAATTCATGAAAAAAATTAATTTTGTAGTTCTCATCAGCATCCTGCCTCTTAAAGATTCAAATTGATGTTCTAAGGGTAGCAGTAAACAGATTAATTTATTTCAAGCATTTGATAAAACCTGCATTCTTGAATTCATTTTGCAAAATATCCTGGCAAAAATCAAAGGCTCTTTGCAATTGTATTCGCAAACTGCAGGGTATCATAAATCTAGCCACTGCTACTGAGTCCCTATCCCGCGGGCCAGCCGCGGGACGTTGACAACGACAAGCTAAACGTCGACAAAGGCAGTGTGCATTAATTTATAATCATTATATTTACATATGGTTAATGATTTCCTTGGCAAAGCCTGAGCAGCTCACTTCAGTCGCACCAGTCATCAGGCGTGCGAAATCATAGGTGACTGTTTTGGCTTCAATTGCACCTTCCGTACCTTTGATAATAAGGTCTGCTGCTTCAGTCCAACCCAAATGCCTTAGCATCATCTCTGCTGACAGAATGAGAGAACCCGGATTAACTTTATCCTGCCCGGCATATTTGGGAGCCGTACCATGGGTCGCTTCGAAAACAGCGATTGCATCTGCCATATTTGCACCGGGAGCGATACCAATTCCCCCTACCTGAGCGGCCAATGCATCAGAAATATAATCACCATTCAGGTTTAATGTAACGATTACGCTGTACTCATCTGGTCGTAAAAGGATCTGTTGCAAAAAGGCATCTGCAATGACGTCTTTTACAATAATGTCCTTGCCAGTCTTGGGATTTTTGAAATGCAACCAGGGTCCGCCCTGATATTCAGTAGCCCCGAAACTCTCACGCGCAACCTGATAACCCCAGTCTTTGAAGGCACCCTCAGTAAACTTCATGATATTGCCTTTATGAACCAGAGTGACCGAGTCTCTATTGTTGTCAATGGCATATTGAATCGCTGCCTTGACCAGACGGGCTGTTCCCTGTTGGGATACTGGTTTAATACCGATTCCGCAATGATCAGGAAAACGGATTTTTTTAACACCCATATCTTCTTGCAGGAAGCGGATCACTTTTTTTGCTTCAACACTATCAGCTTGCCATTCAATACCTGCATAAATGTCTTCAGAGTTCTCCCTAAAGATTACCATGTCTGTTTTCCAGGGTTCTTTTAGAGGACTTGGAGTTCCCTGAAAATAGCGAACCGGACGCAGACAAGTATAAAGATCAAGCTCTTGCCGGATTGCCACATTCAGCGAGCGAATACCGCCGCCAACGGGAGTAGTCAAAGGGCCTTTAATACCAATAATAAATTCACTGATAGCCTGCAGGGTTTCTTTTGGAAGCCAGGTATCTCCGCCATAAACTTTAGTTGCCTTTTCACCGGCATAAACTTCCATCCAGGCAATTTTTCTTTTTCCGCTATAGGCTTTTTCAACAGCCGCATCAACAACCATACGCATTGCCGGGGTTACGTCCACGCCAATACCATCCCCTTCGATGAAAGGAATGATCGGATGATCGGGAACCTGTAATGATAGGTCGGAGGCAACAGTAATTGCCTGCCCATTTGCGGGTACTTTAATTTTTTCAAATGTCATCGACTGCTCCGTTAGATGAATCAGGAATTATACAAAAGCCATTTCCATGCTCACAAATAATACGTTCAATATTCCAATGCGCGCTATCATAGCATGCCAAAACTCTTTAACCCAAGTAAGAAGGAACCAAGTTCTGAAAAGAAATGAATAGTTACCAAAAATAAGGCATAATTATCTACTTTTGGCTTGTATAAGACCCCTTCATTTTGAAACAAATTATTCTATTCAATAAACCGTTTGGAGTTCTTTGTCAGTTTACTGGCGAAGAGCAGGATAAAACCCTGGCTGATTATATTTCCATACCGGGCGTTTATGCTGCAGGAAGGCTCGATAAAAATAGTGAAGGCCTGTTACTGCTGACAGGCGACGGCAGGCTCCAGCATTCATTAACCCACCCCGGCAAACGCAAGCAGAAATATTACTGGGTACAGGTAGAGGGCATTCCCAGCGATAATGAACTGGATAAACTGCGCAAGGGTCTGGTTTTAGGAAAAGACGCCTTTCTTCCAGCCCAGGCAAAAATAATTGATGAGCCTGCATCTCTCTGGCCTAGAAATCCCCCTATTCGTTTCCGCCAGTCAATCCCCACCTCATGGTTGGAAATTATCTTGTGCGAAGGGAAAAACCACCAGGTTAGGCGGATGACAGCTGCGATAGGCTTCCCCACTCTGCGCCTCATACGCCATCGTATTGCAGAATGGAAATTGGGCAGTTTGCAACCTGGCGAATATCAGATCATCGACATCAGAAAGTAGCCTTGGCACATAAAAAGCTAGCCTGTCAACAGTTGCAGAGCCTTCTACAAAGAGCGGGGCCGTATTTTGGTTAACAAGGTATCCTCAGTTAGCAGTCTAATCCAGGGCCAAAGCAAGATACTAATTACTGAACTGCCGATCACATCAAATAAGCTGGCATAGCCTCCAAGAATAATATCAATACCAAAGATACATAATTGATAAACGAGCGTCGCAATGCCGATTAAAGCCATTTGCTGGCCAATTGAAAACAGGCAAAAGCGGCGTGACTTGCTACTGGCAATCCAGGTAACAATCGATAAGGCAAATGTATGTTCGCCAATAATAGTCGAAAGCAAACTATCAAGCACAAGTCCCATAAGAATTAGCACCACCAGACTAAATCTGTCGGGTAAATAAAACTGGATATAGAGCATTAATAATAATACCCATGGCGGTCTGATCCCCACGATGAGCTCGGGTAAGGGTAGAATAGTTAATGCCAAAGCCAATAAAAAGGCAACGAGTAATCGAATATTCAATGAACTCATGAGCCGGCTCCTGCAGCTTTAATTCGCTCATTAATCTGACGGGTTAGCTCGGCCTGTTCCTTGTCTGGCCAGATCAGTAATACTAAACGATTGCGATTTAACAAAGCGACGGGGCTGACATTGACTTTGATAAAAGCATCTCCCGGTATACTTTGCACCGACTCCACCCGTCCTACCGGATAACCCTCAGGATAAAGGCGCCCTAGCCCGGAGGTTACCAATAAATCACCTTTGGTTATGTTGGAGGTTCTTGGTAAATTGATTAATGACAATTGCCCCAGATTGTTGCTGCCGACCAATATAGCCCGCTCGCCAGTTCGGGTGTTTCTTACCGGGACAGCACTCTTGGAGTCTGAAATCAGTAATACCGTACTGGTCATATAACCTACATCAATGATTTGGCCCATAACCCCTTTTGCATCGAGAACCGGCTGCCCCACATAAGCGCCATCGCGCTTACCCTTGTTAAGGACAACGAACTGGCGCGCCGTGGTGGTGTCCACCGCCAGAATTTGGGCAGCCATTGCCCGCATCTGCGCTTTCGAGGACGTCAACAGGAGCTCACGCAATTGAGAGTTCTCCTCTTTGATAGCCATTAATTTTTGTAGTTCCGCCTCAAGAAGTGTCTGCTGATAGCGAAGCTGTATATTTTCGTCAATTAGCGCGGTTTTGGAACCAACCAGTGATTGGATCCAGCCGATAATTCGCACCGGGTAATCGACGGCATACTGTAAAGGAGAAACAAGGAAGGAGAAACCATTACGCACTGAGCCCAGATAGTTGTAATGGTAGTCGGAAAACATCAAACCAATAGACAAAGCGACAGCAAACACAAAACCGGAAGTATTGTGTCTGCCCTTTGTAAATAATCTGCTTTTGGAGTTATTCGGTTGAGAGGAAATCACCGCCACGCAAGTCCATGGTTTCTAATGCCTTACCGCCACCGCGTGCTACGCAAGTTAATGGATCTTCTGCAACAAGAACCGGAAGTCCGGTTTCTTCCATAAGCAGAGTATCCATATTTTTCAAAAGCGCACCGCCACCTGTTAATACCATACCACGCTCAGCAATATCCGCCGCCAATTCAGGGGGCGCAAGCTCAAGTGCAGCACGTACTGCTCCAACAATTCCAGAAAGCGGCTCCTGCAAGGCTTCCAGAATTTCAGCACTGGTTAATGTAAAGCTTCGCGGCACGCCCTCAGCCAGATTCCTTCCGCGTACTTCAATTTCAAACAGGTCGCGGCTGGGAAAGGCAGAACCAATTTCATGCTTGATGCGTTCAGCAGTTGTTTCGCCGATAAGCGTTCCATAATTCCTGCGGACATAGGAAACAATAGCATCATCAAACTTGTCTCCGCCAATGCGAACTGATTGATGATAGACAATACCGCTAAGCGAAATAATGGCGACTTCGGTTGTACCGCCGCCGATATCAACAACCATTGAACCACTGGCCTCTTCAACCGGCATCCCTGATCCCAATGCAGCAGCCATTGGCTCTTCAATCAGAAACACTTCGCGAGCGCCAGCGCCCATTGCTGACTCACGGATGGCCCTTCGCTCTACCTGGGTGGAGCCACAGGGAACGCATACCAGAACACGGGGGCTTGGTCGTAAGAATCTGTTTTCATGAACTTTATGGATAAAATGCTGCAACATCTTTTCAGTAACAAAGAAATCGGCAATTACACCGTCTTTCATGGGCCTGATCGCATTTATATTTCCAGGAGTACGGCCTAGCATCCG encodes:
- the clpA gene encoding ATP-dependent Clp protease ATP-binding subunit ClpA; this encodes MLNKELEFTLNLAFKEAKEKRHEFMTVEHLLLSLLDNPAAGNVLQACDANIDSLRRDLIEFIDETTPRIPEDEVDRETQPTLGFQRVLQRAVFHVQSAGKTEVTGANVLAAIFSEQESQAVYFLRRENITRLDVINYISHGVSKYQNNDMNDSMNSSMDEESMSGEGSESPLESYCMNLNKRARLGKIDPLIGRHEEIQRTIQVLCRRRKNNPLLVGEAGVGKTAIAEGLARRIVDGEVPEAISNCIVYSLDLGALLAGTKYRGDFEKRLKAVLKQLGQQDGAVLFIDEIHTIIGAGAASGGVMDASNLIKPLLANGELKCIGSTTYQEYRGIFEKDRALARRFQKIDIKEPSIDETFEILKGLKGRLEEHHGVKFSIPALKAAAELSAKYINDRFLPDKAIDVVDEAGAYQNLLTANKRRKIISVTEIENVVAKIARIPVKKVSARDKDTLRNLERDLKLLVYGQDIAITALASAIKLARSGLREPQKPVGCFLFAGPTGVGKTEVTRQLANVLGIELLRFDMSEYMEKHTVSRLIGAPPGYVGYDQGGLLTEAVTKNPHAVLLLDEIEKAHPDVFNLLLQIMDHGTLTDTNGRQADFRHVILVMTSNAGAMEISRSSIGFAMQDNSFDGLDAIKRQFSPEFRNRLDAIINFAPLDNATIGLVVDKFLMELDEQLSAKGVTFKVDKAAREWLVEHGYDKAMGARPMARLIQENVKKPLADELLFGKLTNGGHVILKVKEGKLHFESHDYREGVF
- the clpS gene encoding ATP-dependent Clp protease adapter ClpS, whose protein sequence is MSERFSGEIIERKVTELEVLPALKLPKKYKVILLNDDYTPMEFVVDVLKRFFHFREEVATQIMLQVHIVGKAVCGVFTRDIAETKVAQVNDFARSNEHPLLCTMEPE
- the icd gene encoding NADP-dependent isocitrate dehydrogenase; protein product: MTFEKIKVPANGQAITVASDLSLQVPDHPIIPFIEGDGIGVDVTPAMRMVVDAAVEKAYSGKRKIAWMEVYAGEKATKVYGGDTWLPKETLQAISEFIIGIKGPLTTPVGGGIRSLNVAIRQELDLYTCLRPVRYFQGTPSPLKEPWKTDMVIFRENSEDIYAGIEWQADSVEAKKVIRFLQEDMGVKKIRFPDHCGIGIKPVSQQGTARLVKAAIQYAIDNNRDSVTLVHKGNIMKFTEGAFKDWGYQVARESFGATEYQGGPWLHFKNPKTGKDIIVKDVIADAFLQQILLRPDEYSVIVTLNLNGDYISDALAAQVGGIGIAPGANMADAIAVFEATHGTAPKYAGQDKVNPGSLILSAEMMLRHLGWTEAADLIIKGTEGAIEAKTVTYDFARLMTGATEVSCSGFAKEIINHM
- a CDS encoding pseudouridine synthase, coding for MKQIILFNKPFGVLCQFTGEEQDKTLADYISIPGVYAAGRLDKNSEGLLLLTGDGRLQHSLTHPGKRKQKYYWVQVEGIPSDNELDKLRKGLVLGKDAFLPAQAKIIDEPASLWPRNPPIRFRQSIPTSWLEIILCEGKNHQVRRMTAAIGFPTLRLIRHRIAEWKLGSLQPGEYQIIDIRK
- the mreD gene encoding rod shape-determining protein MreD, translated to MSSLNIRLLVAFLLALALTILPLPELIVGIRPPWVLLLMLYIQFYLPDRFSLVVLILMGLVLDSLLSTIIGEHTFALSIVTWIASSKSRRFCLFSIGQQMALIGIATLVYQLCIFGIDIILGGYASLFDVIGSSVISILLWPWIRLLTEDTLLTKIRPRSL
- the mreC gene encoding rod shape-determining protein MreC — encoded protein: MISSQPNNSKSRLFTKGRHNTSGFVFAVALSIGLMFSDYHYNYLGSVRNGFSFLVSPLQYAVDYPVRIIGWIQSLVGSKTALIDENIQLRYQQTLLEAELQKLMAIKEENSQLRELLLTSSKAQMRAMAAQILAVDTTTARQFVVLNKGKRDGAYVGQPVLDAKGVMGQIIDVGYMTSTVLLISDSKSAVPVRNTRTGERAILVGSNNLGQLSLINLPRTSNITKGDLLVTSGLGRLYPEGYPVGRVESVQSIPGDAFIKVNVSPVALLNRNRLVLLIWPDKEQAELTRQINERIKAAGAGS
- a CDS encoding rod shape-determining protein, which translates into the protein MFRKLRGVFSNDLSIDLGTANTLIYVRDKGIVLNEPSVVALRNESGQKRVAAVGLEAKRMLGRTPGNINAIRPMKDGVIADFFVTEKMLQHFIHKVHENRFLRPSPRVLVCVPCGSTQVERRAIRESAMGAGAREVFLIEEPMAAALGSGMPVEEASGSMVVDIGGGTTEVAIISLSGIVYHQSVRIGGDKFDDAIVSYVRRNYGTLIGETTAERIKHEIGSAFPSRDLFEIEVRGRNLAEGVPRSFTLTSAEILEALQEPLSGIVGAVRAALELAPPELAADIAERGMVLTGGGALLKNMDTLLMEETGLPVLVAEDPLTCVARGGGKALETMDLRGGDFLSTE